From a region of the bacterium genome:
- a CDS encoding cupin domain-containing protein produces the protein MMEDLIANAYEVIADNPILDGETFRVTHLQRTERSTSAVCSIEVGGGLRPHIHHHHDEIIIFLEGEADFRLGDEMRRVRAGDVAVVPAGTAHATMNAATRVVIAAVFAPNFDPANEDREYVD, from the coding sequence ATGATGGAAGACCTGATCGCGAACGCCTACGAGGTGATTGCCGACAATCCGATCCTCGACGGTGAGACCTTTCGCGTCACCCACCTCCAGCGAACCGAGAGATCCACCAGCGCGGTGTGCTCGATCGAGGTGGGCGGCGGCCTGCGTCCCCACATCCACCACCATCACGACGAGATCATCATCTTTCTGGAGGGCGAGGCCGATTTCCGCCTGGGTGACGAGATGCGGCGGGTGAGGGCCGGTGACGTGGCGGTCGTACCGGCCGGAACCGCCCACGCCACCATGAACGCCGCCACACGGGTGGTCATCGCTGCGGTCTTCGCTCCCAACTTCGATCCCGCGAACGAGGACCGCGAGTACGTCGACTGA